The DNA window ATCATCTACCACAAAATCTGCCCTGTGCCTTCTGATCAAAGATAGAAGCGGACGCACAGTATAGTCGAGGGTATCTTCGACCGCCACACTCTCCGCGCTCATGACCACTCTATCTATGGCTTCAAGAAGACGCTGCGTCTTCAGAGCGCTCTCGACAAGTCTGAACTCGAGTTGTGCAGTCTTCCCGATAACATCCTTGGCCCTTTGCCTGTCCAGAACACCAGGAAGCTGAACTGCTATTCTGTCGGTCCCCTGCTTCTGAATGGTAGGTTCGAAAACCCCGAACTGGTCAATTCTGTTTCTCAAGACTTCGAGAACTCTGTTTGTGGCGTCTTTGGCCTCATCCGGAGACAACTTTGACTTATCAACCTCAAGCACGAGATGCATTCCGCCCTGAAGGTCAAGCCCCAGATGCAGGGCCTTCTTGTTCAGCTGCTTCATCTCCTCTTCGGTCATCGTCAGCTTCTGCTCAGGAGTCAGCCGTCCCAGCCTTACAGTATAACTGAACTGCCATCCGGCCAGGCCGATGGCCATAAAAACTATCAGTATTCTCCATCTCAGTCCGCGTCTCATATCAAGTGGCCTTTCAGAAAAAGTTAGGCCAAATATAGAACTCGTATTCCCTTATGTCAAGCGCAAAATCACCCTCCCACGCACGACACCTTCGAAATTCCAAAAATAGAAAATCAAAGACGAATGACCCACAGTGGCACAGCGCAAAAAAAACGGACTGTCATTGCGAGACTCGCGGAGCGAGTCGAAGCAATCTCCGGCGTCGATTTTCGATCTTCGAATTTCGATGTCTCTAGGTAAGTGGATTCATCACGAGTCCCGATATCAGCTTCGGAAAGAAGTCAGTCGACTTCTGTGGCATTTTCTCCATCTTGGACGCCACTGCCTTCACTTGAGAAACCTTCGTCGGATTCATCAAGAGCAATAACTGAGCATCACCTGAATCAACAGCCTTGATGCCGGCCTGAGGGTCTCTGAGATATCGGATATTCTCCTGAGTTACAACTTTCTCCTCGGATATCCCGAGCAACTCTTGAATCACCACCTCATGGAGTATGACAACGTCAAGCCCCTTCCATTCCGCCGACCTGCTTGCGGGCAGCATTTTCTCCCAGCCAGACCCCTTTTTCGAAGTCAAGACCCGGTACTCGCCTCCTGCGTAAAGACCGAGGGCGTGACCTTCTCCTGCTTTTTTCATCTCTTCCAGTGCGCTGGCCAGGGTGCTGGCAGGCTTCAGGTCGAAGTAGTTTGAACATCCTTCCAAGAATCGATCCAGACTGAAGTCTCTGAGACTATGTATTAAACGGTGGGTGGGCAGTATGAAGAGCCCGGGGTCCTCCATCCCTACCAGTGTGACCATCCTGAAATTGTAGGGCTCCTCACCCGTGTCGGAGGCACCGGCAGCCATCATCCGTTCCTCGAGGTAGTCAAGAGCGGTCTCGAACCTGTGGTGGCCATCAGCTATGTAGAGGCTCTTATCC is part of the candidate division TA06 bacterium genome and encodes:
- a CDS encoding DUF1015 domain-containing protein, which gives rise to MAEVRAFKGVRYNLSKVGKLDDVVSQPYDKITDSMREDYYAKSEYNIVRIIKGKPEPGDSDTGNVYTRARRYLDRWLDEKILIQDSKPALYIYHQEFEAPELGSKTRKGFICKQWIVPPFLGTVRPHERTLSKPKEDRLNLMRATATNFGQIFLLYPDEKNSVYQMLEPFAQGQPEMEALEEGGVKHRVWTVHDGETIARVTEAMKDKSLYIADGHHRFETALDYLEERMMAAGASDTGEEPYNFRMVTLVGMEDPGLFILPTHRLIHSLRDFSLDRFLEGCSNYFDLKPASTLASALEEMKKAGEGHALGLYAGGEYRVLTSKKGSGWEKMLPASRSAEWKGLDVVILHEVVIQELLGISEEKVVTQENIRYLRDPQAGIKAVDSGDAQLLLLMNPTKVSQVKAVASKMEKMPQKSTDFFPKLISGLVMNPLT